From the genome of Spinacia oleracea cultivar Varoflay chromosome 2, BTI_SOV_V1, whole genome shotgun sequence, one region includes:
- the LOC110776153 gene encoding histone-lysine N-methyltransferase ASHR3 isoform X1, translated as MPDLGAPLLNSESLTLNFCPNSIKSFSDSFTSSDSLYPCPIKTLDYMDEFDFRPEIPINGDFAEVSGSRRGLLKIRVTRMGSGAVDGHNKKVDGAKCLDDYVNDWKARKIDLGFPENRCFLPFLEGSASLVECRACSSYIYPGDEVSCSVRGCKGIYHLKCAKDNFRCSVTKKFKCPQHACFICKQKFFWRCVRCEVASHDKCAAWPDKVIHLSERPGWTVCWRHPKDWRKEHGEATNNFEDVFSRLPLPYIEEEFSIESTLKDVPNDKLEPPPYVHIRRNVYLVKKKRNDSSMDIGCTSCRTTTCSEDCVCRVQSISCSKACHCSEACTNKPFRKEKKIKIVKTELCGWGVEAAESINKGDFIIEYVGEVIDDVVCTQRLWDMKNKEVQNFYMCEIRKDFTIDATFKGNASRFLNHSCDPNCKLEKWQVEGDIRVGVFASRSIKIGEPLTYDYRFVLFGPEVKCHCGAANCQGYLGAKKKSNLDILDSNRLKRRMHVASLSWGSKQKRASKFHPARMQK; from the exons ATGCCGGATTTGGGAGCGCCATTGCTCAATTCCGAATCCCTAACCCTAAATTTCTGTCCTAATTCGATCAAATCATTCTCTGATTCATTCACATCCTCTGATTCTCTGTATCCTTGCCCAATTAAAACCCTAGATTACATGGATGAGTTCGATTTCCGGCCTGAGATCCCCATTAATGGTGACTTCGCTGAAGTTTCTGGTTCCAGAAGAGGGTTGTTGAAAATTAGGGTTACTAGGATGGGTTCTGGTGCCGTTGATGGTCATAATAAGAAGGTTGATGGTGCTAAGTGTTTGGATGATTATGTTAATGATTGGAAGGCCAGGAAAATTGATTTAGGGTTTCCTGAAAATCGCTGTTTTCTTCCGTTTCTTGAGGGTTCTGCTAGTTTG GTCGAGTGTCGTGCTTGTTCAAGCTACATTTACCCTGGGGATGAGGTCTCTTGCTCTGTCCGAGGGTGTAAGGGAATTTACCATTTGAAGTGTGCAAAGGATAACTTTCGATGTTCGGTCACGAAAAAGTTCAAGTGCCCTCAACAT GCATGCTTTATATGTAAACAGAAATTTTTTTGGCGTTGTGTGAGGTGCGAAGTTGCGTCTCATGATAAATGTGCAGCTTGGCCTGATAAAGTGATTCATCTGAGTGAGCGTCCGGGATGGACTGTTTGCTGGAGGCATCCAAAAGACTGGCGGAAGGAG CATGGAGAAGCAACTAATAACTTTGAG GATGTATTCTCTCGATTGCCTTTGCCATACATTGAAGAGGAATTCAGTATAGAATCAACACTGAAAGATGTTCCAAATGATAAGTTGGAGCCACCTCCATATGTGCACATTAGGCGCA ATGTATATCTTGTCAAGAAAAAGCGAAATGATTCTAGTATGGACATCGGATGCACAAGTTGCCGCACGACAACATGCTCCGAGGACTGTGTTTGCAG AGTTCAAAGCATTAGTTGTTCAAAGGCTTGTCACTGCTCAGAAGCATGCACAAACAAACCATTTCGCAAGGAGAAGAAGATCAAAATTGTCAAG ACTGAACTTTGTGGATGGGGAGTAGAGGCTGCTGAATCCATAAACAAGGGCGATTTTATCATTGAATATGTCGGGGAAG TTATAGATGATGTGGTATGTACACAAAGGCTTTGGGATATGAAAAACAAAGAGGTGCAAAATTTTTACATGTGTGAAATCCGTAAAGACTTCACAATTGACGCAACTTTCAAGGGAAATGCATCTCGTTTCCTGAATCATAGTTGTGATCCAAACTGCAAATTGGAGAAATG GCAAGTAGAAGGGGATATACGTGTGGGTGTCTTTGCTTCTCGATCCATAAAAATTGGAGAACCACTGACCTATGACTACAG GTTTGTGTTATTTGGACCTGAGGTTAAATGTCATTGTGGTGCTGCTAATTGTCAAGGATATCTAGGTGCCAAGAAAAAAAGCAACTTAGATATTCTCGATTCTAATAGATTAAAAAGAAGGATGCATGTAGCAAGCCTTTCCTGGGGTTCAAAGCAGAAAAGAGCATCAAAATTTCACCCAGCAAGAATGCAGAAGTGA
- the LOC110776153 gene encoding histone-lysine N-methyltransferase ASHR3 isoform X2 → MPDLGAPLLNSESLTLNFCPNSIKSFSDSFTSSDSLYPCPIKTLDYMDEFDFRPEIPINGDFAEVSGSRRGLLKIRVTRMGSGAVDGHNKKVDGAKCLDDYVNDWKARKIDLGFPENRCFLPFLEGSASLACFICKQKFFWRCVRCEVASHDKCAAWPDKVIHLSERPGWTVCWRHPKDWRKEHGEATNNFEDVFSRLPLPYIEEEFSIESTLKDVPNDKLEPPPYVHIRRNVYLVKKKRNDSSMDIGCTSCRTTTCSEDCVCRVQSISCSKACHCSEACTNKPFRKEKKIKIVKTELCGWGVEAAESINKGDFIIEYVGEVIDDVVCTQRLWDMKNKEVQNFYMCEIRKDFTIDATFKGNASRFLNHSCDPNCKLEKWQVEGDIRVGVFASRSIKIGEPLTYDYRFVLFGPEVKCHCGAANCQGYLGAKKKSNLDILDSNRLKRRMHVASLSWGSKQKRASKFHPARMQK, encoded by the exons ATGCCGGATTTGGGAGCGCCATTGCTCAATTCCGAATCCCTAACCCTAAATTTCTGTCCTAATTCGATCAAATCATTCTCTGATTCATTCACATCCTCTGATTCTCTGTATCCTTGCCCAATTAAAACCCTAGATTACATGGATGAGTTCGATTTCCGGCCTGAGATCCCCATTAATGGTGACTTCGCTGAAGTTTCTGGTTCCAGAAGAGGGTTGTTGAAAATTAGGGTTACTAGGATGGGTTCTGGTGCCGTTGATGGTCATAATAAGAAGGTTGATGGTGCTAAGTGTTTGGATGATTATGTTAATGATTGGAAGGCCAGGAAAATTGATTTAGGGTTTCCTGAAAATCGCTGTTTTCTTCCGTTTCTTGAGGGTTCTGCTAGTTTG GCATGCTTTATATGTAAACAGAAATTTTTTTGGCGTTGTGTGAGGTGCGAAGTTGCGTCTCATGATAAATGTGCAGCTTGGCCTGATAAAGTGATTCATCTGAGTGAGCGTCCGGGATGGACTGTTTGCTGGAGGCATCCAAAAGACTGGCGGAAGGAG CATGGAGAAGCAACTAATAACTTTGAG GATGTATTCTCTCGATTGCCTTTGCCATACATTGAAGAGGAATTCAGTATAGAATCAACACTGAAAGATGTTCCAAATGATAAGTTGGAGCCACCTCCATATGTGCACATTAGGCGCA ATGTATATCTTGTCAAGAAAAAGCGAAATGATTCTAGTATGGACATCGGATGCACAAGTTGCCGCACGACAACATGCTCCGAGGACTGTGTTTGCAG AGTTCAAAGCATTAGTTGTTCAAAGGCTTGTCACTGCTCAGAAGCATGCACAAACAAACCATTTCGCAAGGAGAAGAAGATCAAAATTGTCAAG ACTGAACTTTGTGGATGGGGAGTAGAGGCTGCTGAATCCATAAACAAGGGCGATTTTATCATTGAATATGTCGGGGAAG TTATAGATGATGTGGTATGTACACAAAGGCTTTGGGATATGAAAAACAAAGAGGTGCAAAATTTTTACATGTGTGAAATCCGTAAAGACTTCACAATTGACGCAACTTTCAAGGGAAATGCATCTCGTTTCCTGAATCATAGTTGTGATCCAAACTGCAAATTGGAGAAATG GCAAGTAGAAGGGGATATACGTGTGGGTGTCTTTGCTTCTCGATCCATAAAAATTGGAGAACCACTGACCTATGACTACAG GTTTGTGTTATTTGGACCTGAGGTTAAATGTCATTGTGGTGCTGCTAATTGTCAAGGATATCTAGGTGCCAAGAAAAAAAGCAACTTAGATATTCTCGATTCTAATAGATTAAAAAGAAGGATGCATGTAGCAAGCCTTTCCTGGGGTTCAAAGCAGAAAAGAGCATCAAAATTTCACCCAGCAAGAATGCAGAAGTGA